One part of the Alistipes onderdonkii genome encodes these proteins:
- a CDS encoding DUF2723 domain-containing protein, which produces MTSFKRWNNIVGWAVFAIAALVYLMTMEPVSSLWDCSEFIATSYKLEVGHPPGAPLFMMLARLATLFAAGNPDFVGMAVNGMNSIASAFCILFLFWTITHLARRLVTRDGSQLTRANVWAILGAGIVGALAYTFTDTFWFSAIEGEVYALSSMFTALVVWLMLKWEEEADQPHSSRWIVLIAYMMGLSIGVHILNLLTIPALVFIYYFRTTEKVTFKGIVYATLIAGAILIFVNNIIIPYTVYVGAMLDLFFVNTLGLPVNSGMVLFALALIGGMGWASWYTHRKGKVVWNIVLLSTTMILIGFSSYASVTIRAAANPPMNSNNPNNPHALMSVLNRDQYGDRPLLFGAYYSAPPEGYKEKHFYYLDEDGKYKPASVITGYTHAPEFIHFFPRMWDARKGEKEYKQWAAYRTKTEIMRDEKGEIVRDSQGRPMQGEVLDFGTKKVYDDGYEPRTIVEPTFLENLNYFFNYQLSYMYWRYFLWNFVGRQSDIQPTRVTITDGNWLSGIKWIDEKYLGPQDDLPREIADNKGRNTYYFLPFLLGLIGLIYQLNRDQRNFSIVMWLFIMTGIALVFYFNTSPGEPRERDYVYAGSFYAFCIWIGFGVLAIRDLVAWLTRRNNVTAAVAATVVCMGVPTILAAQNWDDHDRSHRYMARDIGWNYLMSTLPNSIILNYGDNDTFPLWNNQEIYGVRPDVRIMNTSYLGGEWYIDEMKTKANDAPGVPFSLPKSKYTFTNDWVPVDNRFDRAVDIKDVIEFVRSEDPRSKIKLSDGTMTDYIPTKRIALPVNKENAIASGIVAEKDRAQMVDTVYINLRKNSIDKTQLMILDMLANFDWKRPLYMTQVYILQDFGLMDYLQFDGYAYRFVPILTPVQNPWEIGRIDADYAAPLLRETFRYGNLADPRVYADYFIQYNLSASHARDAFARVAKELLRQDRAQEAVELLDMGLAKLPPSQIRFTDSNTYPFLEAYYAASAMGVEDAADKGDALLREYARTLIEYIEYYLRFDGVQGDMVSPIIDEKLDQLGDVYYLAVYAGRKEVIGEINAYYRSLGVEEENLVDVGDKPHQVDTTLIPRKDTAQ; this is translated from the coding sequence ATGACATCCTTCAAACGCTGGAACAACATCGTCGGCTGGGCGGTCTTTGCCATCGCCGCACTGGTATACCTGATGACGATGGAACCGGTTTCGAGCCTCTGGGACTGCTCGGAATTCATTGCAACCTCCTATAAACTCGAAGTCGGGCACCCTCCCGGAGCCCCGCTGTTCATGATGCTGGCGCGCCTGGCGACGCTCTTCGCCGCCGGCAACCCGGACTTTGTGGGCATGGCGGTGAACGGCATGAACTCCATCGCCAGCGCATTCTGCATCCTGTTCCTGTTCTGGACGATCACACACCTGGCGCGGCGCCTCGTGACCCGCGACGGCAGCCAGCTCACCCGAGCCAACGTGTGGGCCATCCTGGGTGCAGGCATCGTGGGTGCCCTGGCCTACACCTTCACCGATACGTTTTGGTTCTCGGCCATCGAGGGTGAGGTCTACGCCCTCTCGTCGATGTTCACGGCGCTGGTCGTATGGCTGATGCTCAAATGGGAGGAGGAGGCCGACCAGCCCCACTCGTCGCGCTGGATCGTACTGATCGCCTACATGATGGGACTGTCGATCGGCGTGCACATCCTCAACCTGCTGACCATCCCGGCGCTGGTGTTCATCTACTATTTCCGCACGACGGAGAAGGTGACCTTCAAGGGCATCGTCTACGCCACGCTGATCGCGGGCGCCATCCTGATCTTCGTCAACAACATCATCATCCCCTACACGGTCTACGTCGGGGCGATGCTCGACCTTTTCTTCGTCAACACGCTGGGGCTGCCCGTCAACTCGGGCATGGTGCTCTTCGCACTGGCGCTGATCGGCGGCATGGGCTGGGCTTCGTGGTACACACACCGCAAAGGCAAGGTCGTGTGGAACATCGTCCTGCTCTCGACGACCATGATCCTCATCGGGTTCTCGTCCTACGCTTCGGTGACGATCCGTGCCGCCGCCAACCCGCCGATGAACAGCAACAACCCCAACAACCCCCACGCACTGATGTCGGTGCTCAACCGCGACCAGTACGGCGACCGGCCGCTGCTGTTCGGCGCTTACTACTCGGCCCCGCCCGAAGGGTACAAGGAAAAGCATTTCTACTACCTCGACGAGGACGGCAAGTACAAGCCCGCATCGGTCATCACGGGATATACCCACGCCCCGGAATTCATCCACTTCTTCCCCCGCATGTGGGATGCGCGCAAAGGAGAGAAGGAGTACAAGCAATGGGCCGCCTACCGCACCAAAACCGAGATCATGCGCGACGAAAAGGGCGAAATCGTCCGCGACTCGCAGGGACGCCCCATGCAGGGCGAAGTGCTCGACTTCGGCACCAAGAAGGTATACGACGACGGGTACGAACCGCGCACGATCGTCGAGCCGACGTTCCTCGAGAACCTCAACTATTTCTTCAACTACCAGCTCTCGTACATGTACTGGCGCTATTTCCTGTGGAATTTCGTAGGGCGCCAGAGCGACATACAGCCGACCCGCGTGACGATCACCGACGGCAACTGGCTGTCGGGCATCAAGTGGATCGACGAGAAATACCTCGGGCCGCAGGACGACCTGCCGCGCGAAATCGCCGACAACAAAGGCCGCAACACCTACTATTTCCTGCCGTTCCTGCTGGGGCTGATCGGACTGATCTACCAGCTCAACCGCGACCAGCGGAATTTCTCGATCGTCATGTGGCTCTTCATCATGACAGGTATCGCGCTGGTTTTCTATTTCAACACTTCGCCGGGCGAACCGCGTGAACGCGACTACGTCTACGCAGGGTCGTTCTACGCATTCTGCATATGGATCGGGTTCGGCGTACTGGCCATCCGCGACCTGGTCGCATGGCTCACCAGGCGCAACAACGTCACGGCCGCCGTGGCGGCGACGGTGGTCTGCATGGGCGTGCCGACGATCCTCGCGGCGCAGAACTGGGACGACCACGACCGTTCGCACCGTTACATGGCGCGCGATATCGGCTGGAACTACCTGATGTCGACGCTGCCCAACTCGATCATCCTCAACTACGGCGACAACGATACGTTCCCGCTCTGGAACAACCAGGAGATCTACGGCGTACGCCCCGACGTGCGTATCATGAACACCTCCTACCTGGGCGGCGAATGGTACATCGACGAGATGAAAACCAAGGCCAACGACGCCCCGGGCGTACCTTTCTCACTGCCCAAGAGCAAGTACACCTTCACCAACGACTGGGTGCCGGTGGACAACCGCTTCGACCGCGCAGTGGACATCAAGGACGTGATCGAATTCGTGCGCAGCGAAGACCCGCGCAGCAAGATCAAGCTCTCGGACGGGACGATGACCGACTACATCCCGACCAAACGCATCGCACTGCCGGTGAACAAGGAGAACGCCATCGCCTCGGGCATCGTCGCCGAGAAAGACCGCGCCCAGATGGTCGACACGGTCTACATCAACCTGCGGAAGAACTCGATCGACAAGACGCAGCTCATGATCCTCGACATGCTGGCCAACTTCGACTGGAAGCGCCCGCTCTACATGACGCAGGTCTACATATTGCAGGATTTCGGACTGATGGATTACCTCCAGTTCGACGGCTACGCCTACCGTTTCGTGCCGATCCTCACTCCCGTGCAAAACCCCTGGGAAATCGGGCGCATCGACGCGGATTATGCGGCGCCGCTGCTCAGGGAGACATTCCGCTACGGGAATCTCGCCGACCCGAGGGTATATGCCGATTATTTCATCCAATACAACCTGAGCGCCTCGCACGCCCGCGATGCCTTTGCCCGCGTGGCAAAGGAGCTGCTGCGGCAGGATCGCGCGCAGGAAGCTGTCGAGCTGCTCGACATGGGGCTTGCGAAGCTGCCCCCGTCGCAGATACGCTTCACGGATTCCAACACCTATCCGTTCCTCGAAGCGTACTACGCCGCTTCGGCGATGGGCGTGGAGGATGCGGCCGACAAGGGCGACGCCCTGCTGCGCGAATACGCCAGGACGCTGATCGAGTACATCGAATATTACCTGCGTTTCGACGGCGTGCAGGGTGACATGGTGTCGCCGATCATCGACGAGAAACTCGACCAGCTGGGCGACGTCTACTACCTTGCCGTATATGCCGGGCGCAAGGAAGTCATCGGCGAGATCAACGCCTATTACCGTTCGCTCGGGGTCGAAGAGGAGAACCTCGTGGATGTGGGCGACAAGCCCCACCAGGTCGATACGACCCTTATCCCGCGCAAAGACACAGCGCAATAG
- a CDS encoding BACON domain-containing protein translates to MKRFLLLLAAAGLAWACGKDGAENPAPKPAENIEIPASVTPPVFDEQGGNMSLTFTAHEAWRASVDATRASNWCSVAPESGAAGAVTLTVTTLPNDTPDERNATIFLKAGTTTKTLSVTQKQQDALTVTSSKFEVGAGTGEIVVELKANIDFDYKIGEECAEWVSYVGTRALKTSRLVFRVAANEELSVREGSILLRSSLGDEQVKIYQQGADPALVLTQKSYTVPAAGETIKVELNSNVDYTVQMPEAEWITEPAARAMSTHTHYFVVAANDEYDGRTAEIVFTDKANNLSETVTVTQVQKNAVVLAESRYEFGTDGGKLDFDVLTNVDLTVAVSDDAKSWITQVTTRGLEQKTLHFDIAACSQETERTGTIHISGGGVTQTVTVAQGGLKEVLEKERAALVALYNATGGDNWANKANWCSDRPVSEWYGVTVDEQGRVAGLKMEVNNLTGCIPAEFCELSNIQEINLLGNHLSGVIPAGFGNLSKLRVLWLEDNIFSDISAIFELQNIQNLHMYLPEGNIPAEIGNLSSLTELWLYGESVTGALPREIGNLVNLKYLGITCSGLSGSIPDELYNCTNLETLSIRWCTSLSGTISPKLGRLTQLKGLELNNNNLTGPIPEEICNCSRLVNIFLQENKLTGSIPEGLGNLPELRHFIAFNNNLSGNIPASILNHRLWDVEWALITENNNFNMDGITIDAVNFSVTDIDGNTIDSKEEYAKNKYTILFQFSPYFGDFTDMKSFIEDIYDKYKGKGVDVIGYSSGHPGASADLASMKKYVADNKIPWRNILWTETNSIIGQENEQYHQDSGFGPYYPYHSYPAYTVVDSGGKIVFHDFSLSGLTGLSAFLADHTGGSGVYESSDYSKDGKVTALQTATRGNGINIVLLGDAFSDRLIADGTYDGTMRKAMDHFFSEEPYKSFRDLFNVYAVNVVSKNEAYGSGAQTALDGFFGDGTHVGGNDDKCRQYAMKVPGITYDNIDDALIIVMMNRTYYAGTCYMYYPSSGDYGQGLSIAYFPLGTDDGMFGQLLHHEAGGHGFPKLADEYAYEEYGQIPWNEVQSAKQLEPYGWWRNIDFTGDVSQVKWSRFIADPRYAAEVLGAYEGADTYWSGVWRPTYNSIMRYNTGGFNAPSREAIYYRINKLAYGDAWAYDYETFVAWDAVNRTGNAPIMLRTPMRKPRNFVPLHPPVVVKRSR, encoded by the coding sequence ATGAAACGTTTCCTGCTTCTACTCGCTGCGGCGGGCCTTGCATGGGCTTGTGGTAAGGACGGGGCTGAAAACCCCGCTCCCAAACCCGCGGAAAATATTGAGATACCGGCTTCTGTGACCCCGCCCGTTTTCGACGAGCAGGGCGGCAATATGTCGCTGACGTTTACGGCGCATGAGGCGTGGCGTGCGAGCGTCGATGCGACGCGGGCATCCAACTGGTGTTCCGTTGCGCCCGAGTCGGGTGCTGCCGGCGCCGTTACGCTCACGGTCACGACGTTGCCCAATGATACACCCGATGAACGGAACGCGACGATCTTCCTCAAAGCGGGCACGACCACGAAGACGCTGTCCGTAACACAGAAGCAGCAGGACGCCCTGACCGTCACCTCATCGAAGTTCGAGGTGGGGGCCGGCACCGGCGAGATCGTGGTCGAACTGAAGGCGAATATCGATTTCGACTATAAAATCGGTGAGGAGTGTGCCGAATGGGTTTCGTATGTCGGTACCCGCGCCCTGAAAACCTCGCGGCTCGTATTCCGCGTCGCAGCCAATGAGGAGTTGTCGGTGCGCGAGGGGAGTATCCTCCTGCGCAGCAGCCTCGGGGACGAACAGGTGAAGATTTACCAGCAGGGAGCCGATCCCGCACTGGTGCTGACCCAAAAGTCGTATACCGTGCCTGCCGCCGGCGAAACGATCAAAGTCGAATTGAACAGCAATGTCGATTATACGGTGCAGATGCCCGAAGCGGAATGGATAACCGAACCGGCCGCACGCGCCATGTCGACGCATACGCACTATTTCGTCGTCGCTGCCAACGACGAGTATGACGGCCGTACGGCTGAAATCGTCTTTACCGACAAGGCCAATAACCTCTCGGAAACGGTTACGGTCACGCAAGTGCAGAAAAATGCCGTCGTGCTGGCGGAATCCCGATACGAATTCGGTACGGACGGAGGCAAACTGGATTTCGATGTCCTGACCAATGTCGATTTGACGGTTGCGGTATCGGACGATGCGAAAAGCTGGATAACGCAGGTCACGACCCGCGGGCTGGAGCAAAAAACGCTGCATTTCGACATTGCGGCCTGTTCGCAGGAAACGGAACGTACCGGTACGATCCATATTAGCGGCGGCGGTGTGACACAGACGGTGACGGTCGCGCAGGGCGGCTTGAAAGAGGTGCTCGAAAAGGAACGCGCGGCATTGGTTGCGCTGTACAATGCCACCGGCGGCGATAACTGGGCGAATAAGGCCAATTGGTGCTCGGACAGGCCGGTAAGCGAGTGGTACGGCGTGACAGTCGACGAACAGGGGCGGGTAGCCGGGTTAAAAATGGAGGTCAATAATTTGACCGGATGTATACCGGCGGAATTTTGTGAATTATCGAATATACAAGAAATAAATCTTTTGGGCAACCATTTGTCGGGTGTGATCCCCGCCGGGTTCGGCAACCTGTCCAAGTTAAGGGTATTGTGGCTTGAAGATAATATTTTTTCAGATATTTCTGCCATATTCGAATTGCAGAATATTCAGAATTTGCATATGTATCTGCCGGAAGGAAATATACCTGCTGAAATTGGAAATTTATCCAGTTTAACAGAGTTGTGGTTGTATGGAGAAAGTGTGACGGGCGCGCTCCCAAGAGAGATCGGAAACCTTGTCAACCTGAAATATCTCGGCATAACTTGTTCCGGATTATCCGGATCGATTCCCGATGAATTGTACAATTGTACAAATCTGGAAACGCTAAGCATAAGGTGGTGTACAAGTTTAAGCGGGACGATCTCTCCCAAATTGGGACGACTCACACAACTGAAAGGCTTAGAGTTGAATAATAATAATTTAACAGGCCCTATCCCGGAGGAAATATGCAATTGCAGCCGATTGGTAAATATATTCTTACAAGAAAACAAGTTGACGGGCTCTATACCCGAAGGTTTGGGCAATCTCCCCGAACTTCGGCATTTTATTGCATTCAATAACAATTTGAGCGGAAACATTCCGGCTTCGATCCTCAACCACAGACTTTGGGATGTCGAGTGGGCGCTGATTACGGAGAATAACAACTTTAACATGGACGGTATCACTATCGATGCGGTAAACTTCTCGGTAACGGATATCGACGGCAACACGATTGATTCGAAAGAGGAATACGCCAAAAATAAATATACGATCCTGTTCCAGTTTTCACCCTATTTTGGGGATTTCACCGATATGAAATCCTTTATCGAGGACATATACGACAAGTATAAAGGGAAAGGCGTCGATGTAATAGGCTATTCGAGCGGACACCCGGGAGCTTCGGCAGACCTTGCGTCTATGAAAAAATATGTGGCGGATAACAAGATTCCATGGCGGAATATTTTATGGACGGAAACGAACTCGATCATCGGGCAGGAAAATGAACAATATCATCAGGATAGCGGCTTCGGCCCCTATTATCCTTACCATTCCTATCCGGCATATACGGTTGTAGATTCGGGCGGAAAAATCGTTTTCCATGATTTCAGCCTAAGCGGCCTGACCGGGTTATCCGCATTCTTAGCCGATCATACGGGCGGGTCGGGTGTGTACGAATCGTCGGATTATTCGAAAGACGGCAAAGTGACGGCGCTCCAGACTGCGACCCGGGGGAACGGCATCAATATCGTACTGTTGGGCGATGCGTTCAGCGACCGCCTGATCGCCGACGGCACCTACGACGGGACTATGCGCAAGGCGATGGACCATTTCTTCTCCGAAGAGCCTTACAAGTCGTTCCGCGACCTTTTCAATGTCTATGCGGTGAATGTCGTTTCGAAAAACGAAGCATACGGTTCCGGTGCGCAGACTGCGTTGGACGGATTTTTCGGCGACGGAACCCATGTCGGCGGCAACGATGACAAATGTAGGCAATACGCTATGAAAGTTCCGGGAATAACCTATGACAATATCGATGATGCGCTGATTATCGTGATGATGAACCGCACGTATTATGCCGGGACATGTTATATGTATTACCCCTCTTCGGGCGATTACGGACAGGGGTTGTCCATCGCTTATTTTCCCTTGGGTACTGATGACGGGATGTTCGGACAGTTGCTGCACCATGAGGCGGGAGGACACGGATTCCCGAAATTGGCGGATGAGTACGCCTACGAGGAATACGGGCAGATTCCCTGGAACGAGGTGCAGTCTGCAAAGCAACTGGAACCCTATGGATGGTGGAGAAATATCGACTTCACGGGGGATGTCTCGCAAGTCAAATGGAGCCGGTTTATCGCCGATCCGCGCTATGCCGCCGAGGTATTGGGGGCTTACGAAGGGGCTGATACCTATTGGAGCGGGGTTTGGCGTCCGACCTACAACAGCATTATGCGCTATAATACGGGAGGGTTCAACGCTCCGAGCCGCGAGGCGATTTATTACCGGATCAACAAGTTGGCTTATGGAGACGCATGGGCCTATGATTACGAAACGTTTGTCGCCTGGGATGCCGTGAACCGTACCGGGAATGCGCCGATCATGCTGCGTACGCCGATGCGGAAGCCCCGGAATTTCGTTCCCTTGCATCCGCCTGTGGTCGTAAAGCGGTCGAGATAG
- a CDS encoding DEAD/DEAH box helicase encodes MTFQELNLIEPLKRAVAEKGYTTPTPIQQQAIPPALEGRDLLGCAQTGTGKTAAFTLPILQLLSAEPRTKGRRTIKALVLTPTRELAIQIDECCRDYARYTDIRHCVIFGGVNQRPQVDALQRGIDLLVATPGRLLDLIGQGYVSLSDIRFFVLDEADRMLDMGFIHDIRRILPLLPEKRQTLFFSATMPDDIVKLANTMLRNPAHVTVTPPASVVETIRQSVLFAEKAEKRTLLASLLRERPESSVLVFSRTKHGADRIARILTKAGIEGRAIHGDKSQGARERAMNDFRSGACRVLIATDIAARGIDISELPLVINYDLPEVPETYVHRIGRTGRAGRDGQAIAFCSEEERPLLKDILKLTGLELDPDSGELAPAQNSRKKPAGKKPDIAQTGGQKQAEEKRAAQKQPAQSQAGQRPGRRKPQGQAPGDPKPQGQRTGGKQTPDGQQPQDKDAAARPARRRNRNRNRNRGGQKPDGQNAAAANTGRGQDGRKPGSPKPARDKRETGSPEAPRKAQTPEKKKSGMGNWLSGILRPGRK; translated from the coding sequence ATGACATTCCAGGAACTGAACCTGATAGAACCACTCAAGCGTGCCGTGGCCGAAAAAGGCTACACGACCCCCACTCCGATCCAGCAGCAGGCCATCCCGCCCGCACTCGAAGGCCGCGACCTGCTGGGCTGCGCCCAGACCGGGACGGGCAAGACGGCGGCCTTCACGCTGCCGATCCTCCAGCTGCTCTCGGCCGAGCCGCGCACCAAAGGGCGGCGCACGATCAAGGCACTGGTGCTCACGCCGACGCGCGAACTGGCGATCCAGATCGACGAATGCTGCCGCGACTATGCCCGCTACACGGACATCCGCCACTGCGTGATCTTCGGCGGCGTCAACCAGCGGCCGCAGGTCGATGCGCTGCAACGCGGCATCGACCTGCTGGTAGCCACGCCGGGACGCCTGCTCGACCTGATCGGCCAGGGTTACGTCTCGCTGTCCGACATCCGCTTTTTCGTCCTCGACGAAGCCGACCGAATGCTCGACATGGGTTTCATCCACGACATCCGGCGAATCCTCCCGCTGCTGCCCGAAAAGCGGCAGACGCTCTTCTTCTCGGCGACGATGCCCGACGACATCGTAAAACTGGCCAATACGATGCTCCGCAACCCGGCGCACGTCACCGTAACGCCCCCGGCCTCGGTGGTCGAGACCATCCGCCAGAGCGTCCTGTTCGCCGAAAAGGCCGAAAAACGGACGCTGCTGGCCTCCCTGCTACGCGAACGCCCCGAGAGCTCGGTGCTGGTATTTTCGCGCACCAAGCACGGCGCCGACCGCATCGCCCGTATCCTCACCAAAGCGGGCATCGAAGGACGCGCCATCCACGGAGACAAGTCGCAGGGCGCCCGCGAACGGGCCATGAATGACTTTCGCTCGGGGGCCTGCCGGGTGCTGATCGCCACCGACATCGCCGCGCGGGGAATCGACATCAGCGAACTGCCGCTGGTAATCAACTACGACCTGCCGGAAGTGCCCGAGACCTATGTCCACCGCATCGGCCGCACGGGACGCGCCGGACGCGACGGACAGGCCATCGCCTTCTGCTCGGAGGAGGAACGCCCGCTGCTGAAAGACATCCTCAAACTGACCGGGCTGGAACTCGACCCGGATTCCGGGGAACTGGCTCCCGCACAAAACAGCCGGAAAAAGCCCGCCGGGAAAAAACCGGATATAGCACAAACCGGAGGGCAGAAGCAAGCGGAGGAAAAGCGAGCCGCACAAAAACAACCCGCACAAAGTCAGGCCGGACAGAGGCCGGGCAGGCGCAAACCGCAGGGACAAGCTCCCGGCGACCCGAAACCGCAGGGGCAACGAACCGGCGGCAAGCAGACCCCGGACGGGCAACAGCCGCAGGACAAGGACGCCGCGGCACGCCCGGCACGCCGCCGCAACCGCAACCGCAACCGCAACCGGGGCGGGCAAAAGCCGGATGGGCAAAACGCAGCGGCCGCAAACACGGGACGGGGACAGGATGGGCGCAAACCCGGAAGCCCTAAACCCGCCCGGGACAAACGGGAAACGGGAAGCCCCGAGGCTCCCCGAAAAGCCCAAACGCCGGAGAAGAAAAAGTCCGGCATGGGCAACTGGCTGTCCGGCATCCTCAGGCCGGGCCGCAAGTAA
- the cysS gene encoding cysteine--tRNA ligase, with translation MESKLVLYNTLTRRKEVFEPLTPGRVGMYVCGPTVYGDPHLGHARPAVTFDLMFRYLKSCGYKVRYVRNITDVGHLEHDADEGEDKIAKKARLEQLEPMEVAHYYTERYHRAMDALNVETPSIEPYASGHIIEQIEFVKKILADGFAYESNGSVYFDVEKYNAKYNYGRLSGRNLDDIIANTRELDGQGDKRHSYDFALWKKASPEHIMRWPSPWGEGFPGWHMECSAMSTRYLGERFDIHGGGMDLMFPHHECEIAQSTAALGHDSARYWVHNNMITINGQKMGKSLGNFITLEELFTGSHKLLAQAYSPMTIRFFVLQAQYRSTLDFSNEALQAAEKGLDRLMKGVEALGKVKPAETSTIDPSELENRCRAAMDDDLNSPMAISALFDWVRIINQLVDGQQSITAADLEELKATVYRYTFDILGLRDEKAAGAASGRDYVTPLVEMLLDERLKARAAKDWAASDRIRDGLAAAGIRVKDRKDGSDWELE, from the coding sequence ATGGAATCGAAACTCGTACTTTACAATACGCTCACCCGCCGCAAGGAGGTGTTCGAACCGCTGACTCCCGGCCGCGTGGGCATGTATGTCTGCGGCCCCACGGTCTACGGCGACCCGCACTTGGGGCACGCCCGGCCGGCGGTGACGTTCGACCTCATGTTCCGCTACCTGAAGTCCTGCGGCTACAAGGTGCGTTACGTGCGCAACATAACGGATGTGGGGCACCTGGAGCACGACGCCGACGAGGGGGAGGACAAGATCGCCAAGAAGGCGCGCCTCGAGCAGCTGGAGCCGATGGAGGTGGCGCACTACTATACGGAGCGTTACCACCGTGCGATGGATGCGCTCAACGTCGAGACGCCGTCGATCGAACCCTATGCCTCGGGGCATATCATCGAGCAGATCGAGTTCGTCAAGAAGATCCTCGCCGACGGCTTCGCCTACGAGTCGAACGGCTCGGTCTATTTCGATGTGGAGAAATACAACGCCAAATATAATTACGGCAGGCTTTCGGGTCGTAACCTCGACGACATCATCGCCAACACGCGCGAGCTGGACGGGCAGGGCGACAAGCGCCACTCCTATGACTTCGCGCTGTGGAAGAAGGCGTCGCCCGAGCATATCATGCGCTGGCCTTCGCCGTGGGGAGAGGGGTTCCCCGGCTGGCATATGGAGTGCTCGGCGATGAGTACCCGCTACCTGGGCGAACGCTTCGACATCCACGGCGGCGGCATGGATCTGATGTTCCCGCACCACGAGTGCGAGATCGCGCAGTCGACCGCCGCGCTGGGGCACGATTCGGCACGTTACTGGGTGCACAACAACATGATCACGATCAACGGCCAGAAGATGGGCAAGTCGCTGGGCAACTTCATCACCCTCGAGGAGCTCTTCACCGGCAGCCATAAATTGCTGGCGCAGGCCTATTCGCCGATGACCATCCGCTTCTTCGTGTTGCAGGCGCAGTACCGCTCGACGCTCGATTTTTCGAACGAGGCCCTGCAGGCTGCCGAGAAGGGGCTCGACCGCCTGATGAAGGGCGTCGAAGCGCTCGGGAAGGTCAAGCCCGCCGAAACGTCGACTATCGATCCTTCCGAGCTGGAAAACCGTTGCCGCGCGGCGATGGACGATGACCTGAACTCGCCGATGGCCATTTCGGCGCTGTTCGACTGGGTGCGCATCATCAACCAGCTGGTCGACGGGCAGCAAAGCATCACGGCCGCCGACCTCGAAGAGTTGAAAGCCACGGTTTACCGTTACACGTTCGATATCCTAGGCCTGCGCGACGAGAAGGCCGCAGGTGCGGCTTCGGGGCGCGATTATGTGACCCCGCTGGTCGAGATGCTGCTCGACGAGCGCCTGAAAGCCCGTGCCGCAAAGGACTGGGCGGCTTCCGACCGCATCCGCGACGGGCTGGCCGCAGCCGGTATCCGTGTCAAAGACCGCAAGGACGGCAGCGACTGGGAACTGGAATAA